One Molothrus aeneus isolate 106 chromosome 6, BPBGC_Maene_1.0, whole genome shotgun sequence genomic window carries:
- the LOC136558163 gene encoding embryonic protein UVS.2-like translates to MKYFLLPTHLAFLCSFALSKPVQITTRKNDLGSEIAVYEGDILLRRGRRSAINCESCLWPKSQDGLVKVPVNISSDFSITERSWIVDALQEISTLTCVQFVNRTTETDYVYVERGQSCWSYFGKIGGRQAVGLVKNGCMDKGAIQHEMNHALGFIHEQARSDRDRFVKIMWEHIVAGEQGNFGKMNSKNLGLPYDYSSVMHYGAYDFSSTPGKPTIVPIPDPSIPIGQRDGLSNLDVAKINKLYKCNCCSSVLPKPKGSFSSVNYPSPYPNNSNCLWLIRIRRSKIFLQFEAFDLQHSSGCSSDYIKIYNGNSKSSPVLLDKYCGKGPLPSLVASGSTMLVEFASDESITATGFRASYNRVNCGATFRDSKGVITSPNYPNKYPKNRACFWVITSPVGYKISLQMLSFELEYSDRCIYDYLLIHDGSRPMSPAIGPYCGTEKVADFTSTGNFVLVEFHSDLVWELPGFVMSYTFAR, encoded by the exons ATGAAGTACTTTCTTCTGCCAACTCATTTAGCATTTCTCTGTAGCTTTGCACTAAGTAAACctgtccag ataacTACAAGAAAGAATGACTTAG gtAGTGAAATAGCTGTGTATGAAGGAGACATCCTCCTGAGAAGAGGGAGACGCAGTGCAATTAACTGTGAGAGTTGTTTGTGGCCCAAGTCACAAGATGGACTGGTCAAGGTTCCAGTTAACATATCTTCTGATTTCT CAATAACAGAGAGGTCTTGGATTGTTGATGCTTTGCAAGAGATCTCCACGCTGACCTGTGTGCAATTTGTAAATCGCACTACAGAAACAGACTATGTTTATGTTGAACGAGGGCAGAG CTGCTGGTCTTACTTTGGAAAGATTGGAGGACGCCAAGCAGTAGGCCTGGTGAAAAATGGTTGCATGGATAAAGGAGCAATTCAGCATGAAATGAACCATGCACTGGGTTTCATCCATGAACAGGCACGGAGTGATCGGGACAGGTTTGTCAAGATTATGTGGGAGCACATAGTAGCAG GGGAACAAGGGAACTTTGGAAAAATGAATTCCAAAAACCTGGGCCTTCCCTATGACTACTCTTCAGTGATGCACTATGGCGC GTATGATTTCTCCAGCACTCCAGGAAAACCAACTATTGTACCCATTCCTGACCCCTCTATACCTATTGGGCAGAGAGATGGGCTGAGTAACTTGGATGTAGCTAAAATCAACAAGCTCTACAAGTGCA ATTGCTGTAGCTCTGTGTTGCCTAAACCCAAAGGCTCGTTCTCCTCTGTCAATTACCCATCCCCATACCCCAACAACAGCAACTGTCTGTGGCTGATCCGCATCCGTCGAAGTAAG ATCTTCCTGCAGTTTGAGGCTTTTGATCTCCAACACTCCTCAGGCTGTTCTTCTGACTATATAAAAATTTACAACGGAAACAGCAAGagctcccctgtcctgctggacaaGTACTGTGGGAAGGGTCCACTGCCCTCCCTGGTGGCATCTGGATCCACAATGCTGGTGGAGTTTGCAAGTGATGAGAGCATTACAGCCACAGGATTCAGAGCTTCCTACAACAGGG tGAATTGTGGAGCCACTTTCAGAGATTCAAAGGGAGTCATCACCTCTCCAAACTACCCCAataaataccccaaaaaccGAGCATGTTTCTGGGTCATCACTTCTCCAGTAGGATATAAG ATATCTCTCCAAATGTTATCCTTTGAGCTGGAATATAGCGATAGATGCATCTATGACTACTTGCTCATACATGATGGAAGCCGCCCTATGTCACCTGCAATTGGCCCTTATTGTGGGACAGAGAAGGTTGCAGACTTTACTTCCACTGGGAACTTTGTGCTGGTTGAATTCCACAGTGATTTAGTGTGGGAGTTGCCTGGATTTGTGATGAGTTATACATTTGCTAGGTAA